Proteins from a genomic interval of Francisella salimarina:
- a CDS encoding GIY-YIG nuclease family protein, which translates to MAFVYILASKCNGTLYIGVTSNLIKRVYEHKQGYSDGFTKKYDVKKLVYYEQFNNIIDAIYREKRLKTWQRKWKLDLINKFNPRWLDLYASILA; encoded by the coding sequence ATGGCATTTGTGTATATTCTTGCGAGTAAATGTAATGGAACACTTTATATAGGTGTAACATCAAATTTAATCAAAAGAGTTTACGAGCATAAGCAGGGTTATTCTGATGGTTTTACGAAAAAGTATGATGTCAAAAAGCTAGTATATTATGAGCAGTTTAACAATATAATAGACGCTATTTATCGTGAGAAAAGATTAAAAACTTGGCAAAGAAAATGGAAACTAGACTTAATAAATAAGTTTAATCCTAGGTGGTTAGATTTGTATGCTAGTATTTTAGCATAG
- a CDS encoding DUF4230 domain-containing protein: protein MSKFLRYFLIIAILIITASLITSKKDNEIVPTVVSVQKLGELSTLRVIVSGNSLYVSDNGTLVENTAKYSYKASANLSTNIDESDIKIDAKDKTIILKVKPPKVTSVTIDFDKTKQLSRQAYTFKVLPRLGVINTDPDNHLANIAYKEVQKLTDNEASSKEHIEEAKNKFVSLMNKQYQPLGWKVVVDWVG, encoded by the coding sequence ATGTCTAAATTTTTAAGGTATTTCCTCATTATTGCAATACTGATAATTACAGCGTCACTTATTACAAGTAAGAAAGATAATGAGATAGTTCCAACAGTTGTTAGCGTTCAAAAACTCGGTGAATTATCTACATTAAGAGTCATAGTCAGTGGTAATTCTTTATATGTCTCTGATAATGGTACATTAGTAGAAAATACTGCTAAATATAGCTACAAAGCATCTGCTAATTTATCAACGAATATTGATGAATCTGATATCAAAATTGATGCTAAAGATAAAACTATAATACTAAAAGTTAAACCACCCAAAGTAACATCCGTTACAATAGATTTTGATAAAACTAAGCAATTAAGTAGGCAAGCATATACATTTAAGGTATTGCCTAGATTAGGCGTTATAAATACTGATCCTGATAATCATCTGGCAAATATCGCATATAAAGAAGTTCAAAAGCTTACAGATAATGAAGCTTCATCAAAAGAGCATATTGAAGAGGCGAAAAATAAGTTTGTTAGTTTGATGAATAAACAGTATCAACCATTAGGTTGGAAAGTAGTAGTGGATTGGGTGGGGTAA
- a CDS encoding aromatic amino acid transport family protein: MKQFIGVFLIIGSTIGGGIIGLPIAAVNLGFVGSLLAICLVWLIMTFTGLCILKISYNLPVKHNTYFSLSTKFLNFKGAKVTVFGGYLLILYLTLTTYISGISSSVSLYFAQNSNLSYLLSGVILVFILGGITTYNSRIIIKSNVIFVVAKLSLIIIAIFLIFYSTSKISLSIDSYPIQSIGAFSFLFVLFNAFGYHFIIPSLAKFYDNRISFKSFVFLLIFSTTVIALIYIAWILAIFFTIPAEGSHGMMSIYNSKNQLIAFNNSISFFTQSYTISNMLSAFQLISMIGSFCCISIGVIDALKDAFGQNAYIKVLICTYFPPLVLMSLSQNMFLIAMSLAGILTFYIEVFVPILGVRNYYKVSNKIKNKSLFSHQYSKAFS, translated from the coding sequence ATGAAGCAGTTTATAGGTGTATTTTTGATTATTGGTTCAACTATAGGTGGTGGCATCATAGGTTTACCTATAGCTGCTGTTAACTTAGGATTTGTGGGAAGCTTATTGGCAATATGTTTAGTATGGTTAATAATGACATTTACAGGATTATGTATATTAAAGATATCTTATAACCTCCCAGTTAAGCACAATACATATTTCTCGCTATCTACCAAATTCTTAAACTTTAAAGGAGCTAAGGTTACTGTTTTTGGAGGTTATCTATTAATACTATATTTAACACTGACAACTTACATATCTGGCATTAGTTCATCCGTAAGCTTATACTTTGCACAAAATAGTAATTTAAGTTACTTATTATCTGGTGTGATTCTAGTATTTATACTAGGTGGAATTACAACTTATAACTCTAGAATTATAATCAAGAGTAATGTTATATTTGTCGTAGCTAAACTCTCTCTTATTATCATAGCTATATTTCTAATTTTTTATTCTACAAGCAAAATTAGTCTTAGCATTGATAGCTATCCTATTCAATCAATAGGAGCATTTTCATTCTTATTTGTATTATTTAATGCTTTTGGTTATCACTTTATTATCCCAAGTTTAGCAAAGTTTTATGATAATCGTATTTCTTTTAAATCTTTTGTTTTCTTGCTTATCTTTAGTACGACAGTCATAGCGCTGATTTATATAGCATGGATTTTAGCAATATTCTTTACAATACCAGCAGAAGGTAGTCATGGAATGATGAGTATTTATAATAGTAAAAATCAGCTTATAGCTTTTAATAATAGTATTAGCTTTTTTACTCAGTCATACACTATTAGCAATATGTTGAGCGCTTTTCAATTAATATCTATGATAGGCTCTTTCTGCTGTATCTCAATAGGTGTGATCGATGCTTTAAAAGATGCCTTTGGACAAAATGCTTACATTAAAGTCTTAATCTGCACTTATTTTCCACCACTGGTTTTAATGAGTCTTTCTCAAAATATGTTTTTAATTGCAATGTCATTAGCTGGAATATTAACATTCTATATTGAGGTATTTGTACCGATTTTAGGTGTTAGAAATTATTATAAAGTGTCTAATAAGATAAAGAATAAATCTTTATTTAGTCATCAATATTCAAAAGCTTTTAGTTAG
- a CDS encoding acyltransferase family protein, producing MKYYKHIDGLRALAVLAVVLFHLNISWIKSGFLGVDIFFVISGFLITSIIIRDLENKTFSIKNFYLRRMRRILPALIVVLIFSTIFAWLILLPQDLRDYSKSLVSALGSFSNLYFFSSLSFGYFSTDSELMPLLHTWSLGIEEQFYIFWPLFLIAAFNIPVKLKNQVEVSIHHKLLYGCIILTILSLVSLIFLNGSEYYYFPVTRAFELLFGCFLAIYSVNKEITISKLTANVLGLISVVLMLVPILFVKVFYPGLGMIEACLGAALFIYVGLNNNVSFIHRVFSLKPLIAIGLISYSLYLWHWPIIAYVNYLSIDSTYLIKAIILIVSFCLATLTYFLVEKPFRYKFKMPFSKTLIVLWIIPVLLASSFALCTKYIKNFAVNIPPPIVDLRKLNGIYGFERVDENKCFLQNSSPEFTSKMLPPESKCLIGDASQDKDTNILFIGDSHARAEFPMLGVWLSNIHKSAYLVSQRSTPFIENLPNTELGVSMIDRNNALKDLIRKQSFKYVVLGGDWSEKSNQPYISGIEESIKLIIKNHAVPVVILDTPKLPKGFNNYCIVSTAKFILLFDPHHCELPLEYVQKQQEKFIKLIYKLKAKYPEMVLINPKKVLCNDSYCKTSLNGIPVYLDGHHLNYLGSQEIAKEYLKKYGNPLAPIIK from the coding sequence ATGAAGTATTATAAGCATATAGATGGTCTTAGAGCACTAGCAGTGTTAGCTGTAGTGTTATTCCATTTAAATATTAGTTGGATTAAGTCAGGCTTTCTTGGAGTTGACATATTTTTTGTTATTTCAGGGTTTCTAATAACTAGTATTATTATTCGTGATTTAGAAAATAAGACTTTTTCTATCAAGAACTTTTATCTAAGAAGAATGAGGCGTATTTTGCCTGCATTAATTGTGGTCCTTATATTTTCGACAATTTTTGCATGGTTAATTTTATTACCTCAAGATTTAAGAGATTATTCTAAGTCGTTAGTTAGTGCTTTGGGATCATTTTCAAATTTATATTTCTTTAGTTCACTAAGTTTTGGCTACTTTAGTACCGACTCAGAATTGATGCCTCTATTGCATACTTGGTCACTAGGGATTGAAGAGCAGTTTTATATTTTTTGGCCATTGTTTTTGATAGCCGCTTTTAATATTCCTGTTAAGCTAAAAAACCAAGTTGAGGTGTCTATACATCATAAACTATTGTATGGTTGTATAATTTTGACCATTTTGTCATTGGTTTCTTTGATATTTTTAAATGGCTCAGAGTATTACTACTTTCCGGTTACAAGAGCCTTTGAGTTATTGTTTGGCTGCTTTTTGGCGATATATTCAGTTAACAAAGAAATCACTATAAGCAAGTTGACAGCAAATGTCCTAGGATTAATATCTGTTGTATTGATGCTAGTACCTATACTCTTTGTAAAAGTATTTTATCCAGGTTTGGGTATGATAGAGGCTTGTCTTGGTGCTGCTTTATTTATATATGTGGGCTTAAATAATAATGTCTCTTTCATACACAGAGTTTTCTCACTTAAACCATTGATTGCGATTGGTTTAATATCATACTCATTATATTTATGGCATTGGCCGATAATTGCTTATGTTAATTATCTGAGTATTGATAGTACTTACCTTATCAAGGCTATTATTCTTATCGTTAGTTTTTGCTTAGCTACACTAACTTATTTCTTAGTAGAGAAACCTTTTAGATATAAGTTTAAGATGCCATTTTCTAAAACATTAATTGTATTATGGATAATCCCAGTATTACTAGCATCTTCATTTGCCTTATGTACTAAATATATCAAAAACTTTGCTGTTAATATTCCACCGCCGATTGTAGATCTTCGTAAATTAAATGGTATTTATGGTTTTGAGAGAGTTGATGAGAATAAATGTTTTTTACAAAACTCATCTCCAGAGTTTACATCAAAAATGCTGCCTCCGGAAAGTAAATGTTTAATAGGTGATGCTTCACAAGATAAAGATACAAATATACTATTTATTGGTGATTCTCATGCTCGTGCAGAGTTTCCAATGTTGGGGGTATGGTTATCAAATATTCATAAAAGTGCTTATTTAGTATCTCAAAGAAGTACTCCTTTTATAGAAAATCTTCCTAATACAGAATTAGGAGTATCAATGATTGATAGAAACAATGCGTTGAAAGACTTAATAAGAAAGCAGTCTTTTAAATATGTTGTTTTGGGTGGTGATTGGTCTGAGAAAAGTAATCAACCTTACATCTCAGGCATTGAAGAATCTATAAAATTGATAATAAAAAATCATGCCGTTCCAGTAGTAATACTGGATACACCAAAACTACCAAAAGGTTTTAATAACTATTGTATTGTTTCAACAGCTAAGTTTATTTTATTGTTTGATCCTCATCATTGTGAATTACCTTTGGAGTATGTGCAAAAGCAACAAGAAAAGTTTATTAAACTGATTTATAAGCTTAAAGCCAAGTATCCTGAAATGGTGTTGATAAATCCTAAAAAGGTCTTATGTAATGATAGTTATTGTAAGACCTCTCTAAATGGTATACCTGTATATTTAGATGGTCACCACCTAAATTACTTAGGTTCTCAAGAGATAGCTAAAGAGTATCTTAAAAAGTATGGTAATCCTTTAGCGCCTATAATTAAGTAA
- a CDS encoding peptide deformylase, translated as MKSQFIQYNDSNNEVLYQRCKPINDIQSSEIQNIIAEMYEKMQGNGIGLAANQIGYPYQIFMIEFDSSNARYPLSFDSVPFQVFINPKITKASEERVSFWHGCLSALGEKRGKLATYKEIEYEAYNQHGKKITGKLDSIAAVIFQHEFNHLLGSVYVDFDTEYMDNEELQSRFASGEINAYEDCGDEIPLIIDDYVIGNDI; from the coding sequence ATGAAATCACAATTTATACAATACAATGACTCAAATAATGAGGTGCTATATCAAAGGTGCAAACCTATAAATGATATTCAAAGTTCTGAAATACAAAATATCATAGCTGAAATGTATGAAAAAATGCAAGGCAATGGTATAGGACTTGCGGCTAATCAAATTGGCTATCCTTATCAAATATTTATGATAGAGTTTGATAGTTCTAATGCAAGATATCCATTAAGTTTTGATAGTGTTCCTTTCCAAGTTTTTATAAATCCTAAAATTACAAAAGCGTCTGAGGAACGAGTTAGTTTTTGGCATGGCTGTTTAAGTGCCTTAGGAGAAAAAAGAGGTAAGTTAGCAACATATAAAGAGATTGAGTATGAAGCATATAACCAGCATGGTAAGAAAATTACAGGTAAGTTAGACTCTATAGCTGCGGTAATATTTCAACATGAGTTCAATCATCTGCTTGGTTCTGTGTATGTTGATTTTGATACTGAATATATGGATAACGAAGAGCTTCAATCAAGATTTGCTAGCGGAGAAATCAACGCTTATGAAGACTGTGGTGATGAAATACCATTGATCATAGATGATTATGTTATCGGTAACGATATTTAG
- a CDS encoding lipoprotein-releasing ABC transporter permease subunit, protein MFRSLPLFIGLRYIRAKKRNRFISIISAISFLGISLGVAVLITVMSVMNGFDQQIKNRILMMVPPLKVYQMGGQVTDWPKLAKDVEKSAPSVTAAAPIVESQGLLSANNGGSTTAFVQIQGIEPKYQTKVLPIGDHIIEGKLSSLDDNEGYNIVLGSALANSLGVTVGDKVTLIVPKVSLTPAGMIPRIKQFKVSGIFSVSYQYDAYYAMINIKNAQKVFETGNSVSSLQLGLENIYDAPLVKNKLNDGAIPPYYFTRDWTDENKSFFDALKMEKTMMFFILLLIITVAVFNLLSSLVMVVTDKRSDIAILRTMGMSSRQIITVFIYQGFIIGLIGTVIGVLLGILLSTYATEIVNFIQHVTGRQFLSASVYLINYIPSELMWSDVFKVTLVSMFLSFLATLYPAWSASKVQPVEALRYE, encoded by the coding sequence ATGTTTAGAAGTCTTCCTCTTTTTATAGGGTTAAGATATATCCGTGCTAAGAAGCGTAATCGGTTTATATCTATTATTTCTGCTATATCTTTTTTGGGTATATCTTTGGGAGTTGCTGTATTAATTACAGTAATGTCTGTGATGAATGGTTTCGATCAACAAATCAAAAATAGAATTTTGATGATGGTACCACCTTTGAAAGTATATCAGATGGGTGGGCAAGTTACTGATTGGCCAAAATTAGCAAAAGATGTTGAGAAAAGTGCGCCAAGTGTTACAGCAGCAGCTCCTATCGTGGAGTCTCAAGGATTGTTAAGTGCAAATAATGGTGGTAGTACAACTGCTTTTGTACAGATACAAGGTATAGAACCAAAATATCAAACTAAGGTGTTACCAATTGGTGATCATATCATAGAAGGTAAGTTATCATCACTAGATGATAATGAGGGGTATAATATCGTTTTAGGTAGTGCTTTAGCAAATAGCTTAGGTGTTACCGTAGGAGATAAAGTTACTTTAATAGTCCCTAAAGTAAGCTTAACACCTGCAGGGATGATTCCTAGAATCAAGCAATTTAAAGTATCCGGTATATTCTCAGTAAGCTATCAATACGATGCTTATTATGCGATGATTAATATCAAAAATGCTCAAAAAGTATTTGAGACTGGTAATTCAGTATCATCTCTTCAATTAGGCCTAGAAAATATCTACGATGCACCTCTCGTGAAAAATAAACTTAATGATGGCGCTATACCTCCGTATTATTTCACTCGTGATTGGACTGATGAAAACAAATCTTTCTTTGATGCTTTAAAAATGGAAAAGACAATGATGTTCTTTATCCTGTTGCTAATAATTACGGTTGCTGTATTTAATTTATTATCATCTTTAGTGATGGTTGTGACTGATAAGCGAAGTGATATAGCTATTCTTAGAACAATGGGTATGTCATCAAGACAAATTATAACTGTGTTTATCTACCAAGGATTTATAATTGGTTTAATTGGTACAGTTATAGGAGTTCTATTGGGGATTTTACTGTCGACTTATGCTACAGAGATTGTTAATTTCATCCAGCATGTTACAGGGAGACAATTCTTGAGTGCTAGCGTGTATCTGATTAATTATATCCCATCGGAGCTTATGTGGTCAGATGTATTTAAGGTTACTTTAGTTTCTATGTTTTTAAGTTTCTTAGCTACACTTTATCCGGCTTGGAGTGCTTCTAAGGTTCAACCAGTGGAGGCGCTTAGATATGAGTAA
- the lolD gene encoding lipoprotein-releasing ABC transporter ATP-binding protein LolD, whose protein sequence is MSNVVLSCKNVSKSYTEFKTDIAILKNVNLEINKGEKVAILGLSGSGKTTLLNVLGGLDKCSSGEVMLMGERFDNQSVNKRAKMRNKHLGFIYQLHHLLPEFTAIENVMIPLAITKKYTKKESIKLANEILTKVGLEHRAHHKPAELSGGERQRVAIARALVTNPNCILADEPTGNLDSQRSESIFALMQQLSDDFGTSFVIVTHDERLASRMNKIYRLVDGELELVEHTN, encoded by the coding sequence ATGAGTAATGTAGTTTTAAGTTGTAAGAATGTCTCAAAAAGTTACACAGAATTTAAGACAGATATAGCTATACTAAAAAATGTAAACCTTGAAATTAATAAAGGAGAAAAGGTTGCTATATTGGGTCTATCAGGATCAGGTAAGACAACATTGCTAAATGTTTTGGGTGGACTAGATAAATGTAGCTCAGGTGAAGTAATGCTTATGGGCGAGAGATTTGATAATCAGTCTGTTAATAAGCGTGCAAAGATGCGAAATAAGCATTTGGGCTTTATCTATCAATTACATCATTTATTGCCAGAGTTTACAGCTATTGAGAATGTAATGATTCCATTAGCTATTACCAAAAAATATACAAAAAAAGAGTCAATAAAGCTTGCTAATGAAATTCTAACAAAAGTTGGTTTAGAGCATAGGGCACATCACAAACCTGCCGAGCTTTCTGGTGGTGAGCGCCAAAGAGTTGCTATTGCGAGAGCTTTAGTTACCAATCCTAACTGTATCTTAGCAGATGAACCTACAGGAAACTTAGATAGCCAAAGATCTGAAAGTATATTTGCTTTGATGCAGCAGCTTAGTGATGATTTTGGAACTAGCTTTGTAATTGTTACGCATGATGAGAGACTAGCTAGTCGTATGAATAAAATCTATAGATTAGTAGATGGTGAATTAGAATTAGTTGAACATACTAACTAA
- a CDS encoding lysine decarboxylase LdcC — MKTIVFVYKDSLKSYKEKFLLKIEKDLQSYEYHTLTVDDLSEVVEILEDNSRICCIVLDRTSFSIEAFHNIAHLNTKLPVFVVSDYNQSIKLNLRDFNLNINFLQYDALAGEDSDFIHRTITNYFNDILPPLTYELFKYSKSFNSSFCTPGHQGGYGFQRSAVGALFYDFYGENIFKTDLSISMKELGSLLDHSEAHKDAEEYIAKVFQADRSLIVTNGTSTANKIVGMYSVADGDTILVDRNCHKSVTHLMMMVDINPIYLKPTRNAYGIIGGIPKKEFQRQTIQEKIDNSSIADKWPEYAVVTNSTYDGILYNTDTIHHELDVKKLHFDSAWIPYAIFHPIYKHKSAMQIEPKPEHMIFETQSTHKLLAAFSQSSMLHIKGDYNDEVLNEAYMMHTSTSPFYPIVASVETAAAMMEGEQGYNLIDKTINLAIDFRRELVKLRSEAGDWFFDVWQPDNIANKEAWLLRNADKWHGFKNIDGDFLSLDPIKITILTPGIKDNNVEDWGVPADIVAKFLDEHDIVVEKSGPYSLLFIFSLGTTKAKSVRLISVLNKFKQMYDENTLVEKMLPTLYAEDPKFYEDMRVQEVSERLHQYMKEANLPNLMYHAFNVLPEQRLNPHRAFQKLLKGRVKKVPLAELYGQTSAVMILPYPPGIPVIFPGEKVTEDSKVILDFLLMLEKIGSMLPGFDTDIHGPERAKDGKLYIKVIEE; from the coding sequence ATGAAGACAATTGTATTTGTATATAAAGACTCTTTAAAATCCTATAAAGAAAAATTTTTACTAAAGATTGAAAAAGATCTACAAAGTTATGAATATCATACTTTAACAGTAGATGATTTATCTGAGGTTGTAGAGATTCTCGAAGATAATTCAAGAATATGTTGTATCGTTCTTGATAGAACTAGTTTTAGTATTGAAGCATTTCATAATATTGCCCATCTTAACACTAAGTTACCAGTATTTGTAGTTTCTGATTATAACCAAAGTATCAAACTCAATCTGCGTGATTTTAACTTAAATATTAACTTCTTACAGTATGATGCTTTAGCTGGCGAGGATTCGGATTTTATTCATAGAACTATTACAAACTACTTCAATGATATTTTGCCACCTTTAACTTATGAGTTGTTTAAATATTCCAAATCTTTTAACTCATCTTTCTGCACACCAGGACATCAAGGAGGTTATGGCTTTCAGCGTTCGGCAGTGGGCGCTTTATTCTATGACTTTTATGGTGAGAATATTTTTAAGACTGACTTATCTATTTCAATGAAAGAGCTAGGAAGTTTATTAGATCATTCGGAAGCTCACAAAGATGCAGAAGAGTATATTGCAAAAGTTTTCCAAGCTGATAGATCGTTGATTGTTACCAATGGGACATCAACAGCTAATAAGATAGTTGGTATGTATAGTGTTGCTGATGGCGATACAATTCTTGTAGATAGAAATTGCCATAAATCAGTTACACACCTAATGATGATGGTAGATATTAATCCAATATATCTAAAACCAACAAGAAATGCTTATGGCATAATTGGAGGTATACCTAAAAAAGAATTTCAGCGCCAAACTATCCAAGAAAAAATTGATAATAGTAGCATTGCAGATAAATGGCCTGAATATGCTGTTGTCACAAATTCAACTTATGATGGTATTCTCTATAATACAGATACTATTCATCATGAACTAGATGTTAAAAAATTACATTTTGATAGTGCTTGGATACCTTATGCGATATTTCATCCAATCTATAAACATAAGTCTGCAATGCAGATTGAACCAAAGCCAGAGCATATGATTTTTGAGACACAATCTACTCACAAACTTCTAGCAGCTTTCAGTCAGTCATCAATGTTGCACATAAAAGGTGATTATAACGATGAAGTTTTGAATGAAGCATATATGATGCATACTTCAACATCTCCTTTTTATCCAATAGTTGCTAGTGTTGAGACAGCAGCAGCAATGATGGAGGGCGAGCAGGGCTATAATCTTATTGACAAAACTATCAATCTAGCGATAGATTTTAGACGAGAACTAGTTAAGCTTAGATCAGAAGCTGGTGATTGGTTCTTTGATGTTTGGCAACCTGATAATATTGCTAATAAAGAGGCTTGGCTACTAAGAAATGCTGATAAATGGCATGGATTTAAAAATATAGATGGTGATTTTTTATCACTAGATCCTATTAAGATAACAATCTTAACTCCAGGCATAAAAGATAACAATGTTGAGGACTGGGGCGTGCCAGCAGATATAGTAGCTAAATTTTTAGATGAGCATGATATTGTAGTTGAGAAATCTGGGCCTTATTCATTGTTATTTATCTTTAGTTTAGGCACTACAAAGGCAAAATCAGTAAGGCTAATATCAGTACTTAATAAATTCAAACAAATGTATGATGAAAATACATTAGTTGAGAAGATGCTACCGACATTATATGCTGAAGACCCTAAATTCTATGAAGATATGAGAGTTCAAGAAGTTAGTGAAAGGTTGCATCAGTATATGAAAGAGGCTAACCTTCCTAATCTTATGTATCATGCTTTTAATGTGCTACCAGAGCAGCGACTTAATCCTCATAGGGCATTTCAGAAGTTGCTAAAAGGTAGGGTCAAAAAAGTTCCTCTAGCAGAGCTATATGGACAGACTTCAGCTGTGATGATATTACCATATCCACCAGGTATACCAGTGATATTCCCTGGAGAAAAAGTAACAGAAGATTCTAAGGTAATATTAGACTTTTTATTGATGCTAGAAAAGATAGGATCAATGCTGCCAGGATTCGATACAGATATACATGGTCCTGAGAGAGCAAAAGATGGTAAATTATATATCAAAGTGATTGAAGAATAA
- the gcvT gene encoding glycine cleavage system aminomethyltransferase GcvT: MLKTPLYESHIAANAKMVDFSGWSMPINYGSQIQEHNNVRENCGVFDVSHMLAVDIQGKDAEKFLRHILANDVAKLEVGKAQYGCMLNHDAGIVDDLITYKIDSENFRIVVNAGNRESDVAWFKENSQDLDVAITPQQSLAIVAVQGPKAVEVVKHTVTTEIAEEIAKLKPFTFKFFSNWMFARTGYTGEDGFEIMLPADQVADFWDNLLENGAEPVGLGARDTLRLEAGMHLYGSDMNTTTTPLERGLGWSVDLSDESRDFIGKKAYLAKKSQGIATKWTGVVLKSKGVLRAGQEIDFDNGEKGYITSGSFSPTLKVAVALAYVPKEGANPVVNIRGKQLEVELVKAKFVKNGQSLI, from the coding sequence ATGCTTAAAACTCCTCTTTATGAATCGCACATAGCAGCAAATGCTAAAATGGTAGACTTCTCTGGATGGTCAATGCCAATCAATTATGGTTCACAAATTCAAGAGCACAATAATGTTAGAGAAAACTGTGGTGTATTTGATGTATCACATATGCTAGCAGTTGATATCCAAGGTAAAGATGCTGAAAAGTTTTTACGTCATATCTTAGCTAATGATGTTGCTAAACTAGAAGTGGGTAAAGCGCAGTATGGCTGTATGTTAAATCATGACGCAGGTATTGTTGACGATCTTATTACTTATAAAATAGATTCTGAAAATTTCAGAATTGTTGTCAATGCTGGTAATAGAGAGTCGGATGTAGCATGGTTCAAAGAAAACTCTCAGGACTTAGATGTTGCTATAACTCCACAACAAAGTTTAGCTATCGTTGCTGTACAAGGTCCAAAAGCAGTAGAGGTTGTCAAGCATACTGTGACTACTGAGATTGCAGAAGAAATAGCTAAATTGAAGCCTTTTACATTTAAGTTTTTTAGTAACTGGATGTTCGCTCGAACTGGTTATACTGGTGAAGATGGTTTTGAAATAATGCTGCCAGCAGATCAAGTAGCAGATTTTTGGGATAATTTATTAGAAAATGGTGCCGAACCAGTAGGTTTAGGTGCTCGAGATACTTTACGCTTAGAGGCAGGGATGCACTTATATGGGTCAGATATGAATACAACCACAACTCCTTTAGAGAGAGGGCTTGGTTGGAGTGTTGATCTCTCTGATGAGAGTAGAGATTTCATTGGTAAAAAAGCATATCTTGCGAAAAAATCACAGGGTATAGCTACCAAATGGACAGGGGTTGTTTTGAAGTCGAAAGGCGTGCTTAGAGCAGGTCAGGAGATTGATTTTGATAATGGTGAGAAAGGTTATATAACAAGTGGTAGCTTTTCACCTACTCTTAAAGTTGCAGTAGCATTAGCTTATGTACCTAAAGAGGGCGCTAATCCAGTCGTAAATATACGTGGTAAACAATTAGAAGTAGAATTAGTTAAGGCAAAGTTTGTCAAAAATGGACAATCTTTGATTTAA
- the gcvH gene encoding glycine cleavage system protein GcvH, whose product MSNIPNELKYTKSHEWVKVDGEEVTVGVTEHAQSLLGDLVYVELPEVGEEFSAGDDTCVVESVKAASDVYAPLDGEVIDVNESLSDDPSQVNHAPYRDGWLFKLRISDESQLANLLSADAYAKTLED is encoded by the coding sequence ATGTCGAATATTCCTAATGAATTAAAATACACAAAATCTCATGAGTGGGTTAAAGTAGATGGTGAGGAAGTTACAGTAGGTGTTACCGAACATGCTCAATCTTTATTAGGTGATTTAGTATATGTTGAGCTACCAGAGGTTGGAGAAGAATTCTCAGCTGGAGATGATACTTGTGTTGTTGAATCTGTGAAAGCAGCTTCTGATGTGTATGCTCCTCTTGATGGCGAGGTTATTGATGTGAATGAATCATTAAGTGACGATCCTTCTCAAGTAAACCATGCACCATATAGAGATGGATGGTTATTTAAACTCAGAATTTCTGATGAATCTCAACTGGCAAATCTATTGTCTGCTGATGCTTATGCAAAAACTTTAGAAGACTAA